From one Gracilibacillus salinarum genomic stretch:
- a CDS encoding helix-turn-helix domain-containing protein translates to MATNKWGKRIKAFRKLKGYTQVRLADELGISVSQLGELERGTKMPTTQKLELIAEHLHVSLEELQPNTTDFEETKQVEHRSY, encoded by the coding sequence ATGGCGACAAACAAATGGGGTAAGAGAATCAAAGCCTTTCGAAAATTAAAAGGCTATACACAAGTGAGATTAGCAGATGAACTAGGCATCTCTGTATCGCAATTGGGAGAATTGGAACGAGGGACAAAAATGCCTACTACACAAAAATTAGAACTGATCGCAGAACATTTACATGTTTCCTTGGAAGAATTGCAACCTAATACCACAGATTTTGAGGAAACCAAGCAGGTGGAACATAGGTCATATTAA